A single window of Longimicrobiales bacterium DNA harbors:
- the ruvB gene encoding Holliday junction branch migration DNA helicase RuvB, which produces MRSEITTPEVLSEESAVELSLRPQRLAEFIGQAKVKDSLRIAVEAALGRREPLDHTLFHGPPGLGKTTLAMLMARELGVNIKTTSGPVLEKPGDLVGILTNLRERDILFIDEIHRLRPIIEEFLYPAMEDYRIDIRLSDGPKAQTISMPVERFTLIGATTRFGLLTPPMRARFGIIQRLNFYDSEQLAEIVVRSAEILAVECTRDGAIEIARRSRGTPRVANRLLRRVRDFAQVRANGVIDQSVANAALHMLDVDEYGLDEMDARILKTLIEHFDGGPVGLNTLAVAVGEDAGTLEEVYEPFLIQNGFLMRTPRGRVATNNAYRRFGYALPAARTGLSGPQVNLFEA; this is translated from the coding sequence ATGCGGTCCGAGATTACGACGCCGGAAGTCCTGAGCGAGGAAAGCGCGGTCGAGCTGTCGCTGCGGCCGCAGCGTCTCGCTGAGTTCATTGGCCAGGCCAAGGTCAAGGACAGCCTGCGTATTGCCGTGGAGGCCGCCCTCGGCCGCCGCGAGCCGCTCGACCACACGCTCTTCCACGGACCGCCGGGGCTCGGCAAGACCACGCTCGCCATGCTGATGGCGCGCGAGCTGGGCGTGAATATCAAGACGACGTCCGGGCCGGTGCTCGAGAAGCCCGGCGACCTGGTCGGCATCCTCACGAACCTGCGCGAGCGCGACATCCTGTTCATCGACGAGATCCATCGCCTGCGGCCGATCATCGAGGAGTTCCTCTATCCCGCGATGGAGGACTACCGCATTGATATCCGCCTGTCGGACGGTCCCAAGGCGCAGACGATCTCGATGCCGGTGGAGCGCTTCACGCTGATCGGCGCGACCACGCGCTTCGGCCTGCTGACGCCGCCCATGCGTGCGCGCTTCGGCATCATCCAGCGACTCAACTTCTACGACTCCGAGCAGCTCGCGGAGATCGTCGTACGCAGCGCGGAGATCCTGGCGGTCGAGTGCACGCGCGACGGCGCAATCGAGATCGCGCGCCGCTCGCGCGGCACGCCGCGCGTCGCCAACCGCCTGCTGCGCCGCGTGCGCGACTTCGCCCAGGTCCGCGCCAACGGCGTCATCGACCAGTCGGTCGCCAACGCCGCGCTGCACATGCTCGACGTCGACGAGTACGGCCTCGACGAGATGGACGCGCGCATCCTGAAGACGCTGATCGAGCACTTCGACGGCGGCCCCGTCGGCCTGAACACGCTGGCCGTTGCGGTCGGCGAGGATGCCGGGACGCTGGAGGAGGTGTACGAGCCGTTCCTGATCCAGAACGGCTTCCTCATGCGCACGCCGCGCGGACGCGTCGCCACGAACAACGCGTACCGGCGCTTCGGCTACGCGCTGCCCGCCGCACGCACCGGCCTGTCCGGGCCGCAGGTGAACCTGTTCGAGGCGTAG
- the tgt gene encoding tRNA guanosine(34) transglycosylase Tgt, whose product MFEYRLEAQDGAARAGTFTLPHGTVQTPAFMPVGTQGSVKTISRDELRDEIGAQIILANTYHLYLRPGHEVVQQMGGLHGFTGWQKPFLTDSGGFQVFSLETMRKITEEGVVFTSHIDGSRHMFTPEKVMEVERALGADVIMAFDECPPGQSSREVAEEAHERTLRWLARCRDRFLALQAEDGQVEAQTLFPIIQGSVFADLRIDAVRRVREMGDWHGIAVGGLSVGEPKPKMYAMLEAIEPELPRGVPRYLMGVGYPDDLVEAIGRGIDLFDCVAPTRNGRNGTAWVEGEGQINVKGARLRLDEGPLDPACDCYTCRNYSRAYLRHLVAATEPLVLRLLSLHNLRFLVRLGERARAAILAGEYARWSEDWLAAWRGGRRTERQTT is encoded by the coding sequence ATGTTCGAGTACCGCCTCGAGGCGCAGGACGGCGCTGCGCGCGCCGGCACGTTCACGCTGCCACACGGAACGGTGCAGACGCCGGCGTTCATGCCGGTCGGCACGCAGGGCAGCGTCAAGACGATCTCGCGCGACGAGCTGCGTGACGAGATCGGTGCGCAGATCATCCTCGCGAACACGTACCATCTCTACCTGCGGCCGGGCCACGAGGTGGTCCAGCAGATGGGCGGACTGCACGGCTTCACGGGGTGGCAGAAGCCCTTTCTCACGGATTCCGGCGGGTTCCAGGTCTTCAGCCTGGAGACGATGCGGAAGATCACCGAGGAGGGCGTGGTCTTCACGAGCCACATCGACGGCTCGCGCCACATGTTCACCCCCGAGAAGGTGATGGAGGTGGAGCGCGCGCTGGGCGCCGACGTGATCATGGCCTTCGACGAGTGCCCGCCCGGGCAGTCGAGCCGCGAGGTGGCGGAAGAGGCACACGAGCGGACGCTGCGCTGGCTCGCGCGCTGTCGCGACCGGTTCCTGGCACTGCAGGCCGAGGATGGCCAGGTCGAGGCGCAGACGCTCTTCCCGATCATCCAGGGCTCCGTCTTCGCCGATCTCCGGATCGACGCGGTCCGCCGCGTCCGCGAGATGGGGGACTGGCACGGCATCGCGGTCGGCGGGCTGAGCGTCGGCGAGCCCAAGCCGAAGATGTATGCGATGCTCGAGGCGATCGAGCCGGAGCTGCCGCGGGGCGTGCCGCGCTACCTGATGGGTGTCGGCTACCCGGACGACCTGGTGGAGGCGATCGGCCGGGGCATCGACCTGTTCGACTGCGTCGCTCCCACGCGCAACGGCCGGAATGGAACGGCGTGGGTAGAAGGGGAGGGGCAGATCAACGTCAAGGGCGCGCGGCTGCGACTGGACGAGGGACCGCTCGACCCGGCCTGCGACTGCTACACGTGCCGCAACTACAGCCGGGCGTACCTGCGCCACCTGGTCGCGGCGACAGAGCCGCTGGTGCTCCGGCTCCTGTCACTGCACAATTTGCGGTTCCTCGTGCGGCTGGGCGAACGCGCCCGCGCCGCGATCCTTGCGGGCGAGTATGCCCGCTGGAGTGAAGACTGGCTCGCCGCATGGCGCGGCGGCCGGAGAACGGAGAGACAGACCACGTGA
- a CDS encoding penicillin-binding protein activator LpoB, whose amino-acid sequence MMNIRGTSLAGTALLLVLAVSVAGCASKQVTRIDPNSVTDLSGRWNDTDSRLVANALIEQSLGNAWASRYAAAHGGDAPTVIVGEFANRSHEHIPVGTFVRDLESAFINSGAVRVVASREERQEVRAEREDQQENARAETRARMAQELGARYMMQGDIQTITDREGRETVVYYQIDARLVDLESNEKVWTGQHRIKKYIERSRLGWD is encoded by the coding sequence ATGATGAACATCCGAGGAACGTCCCTGGCGGGGACGGCGCTGCTGCTCGTTCTGGCCGTCTCTGTTGCCGGATGCGCGAGCAAGCAGGTCACACGCATCGATCCCAACTCCGTGACCGACCTGTCCGGCCGCTGGAACGATACGGACAGCCGCCTGGTCGCCAATGCGCTGATCGAGCAGAGCCTCGGCAATGCATGGGCTTCCCGCTACGCCGCTGCACACGGCGGCGACGCACCCACCGTGATCGTGGGTGAGTTCGCCAACCGCTCGCACGAGCACATCCCGGTCGGGACCTTCGTCCGCGACCTCGAGTCCGCCTTCATCAACTCGGGCGCGGTGCGCGTCGTCGCGTCACGGGAGGAGCGGCAGGAGGTGCGCGCGGAGCGCGAGGACCAGCAGGAGAACGCGCGTGCGGAGACCCGGGCCCGCATGGCCCAGGAGCTGGGGGCGCGCTACATGATGCAGGGGGACATCCAGACGATCACCGACCGCGAAGGGCGTGAGACCGTCGTTTACTATCAGATCGACGCCCGACTGGTGGACCTGGAATCCAACGAAAAGGTGTGGACGGGACAGCACCGCATCAAGAAGTACATCGAGCGCTCACGCCTCGGCTGGGACTGA
- a CDS encoding YebC/PmpR family DNA-binding transcriptional regulator, which translates to MAGHSKWAQIKRKKAVNDARRGQHFTKLIREITVAARAGGGDPGMNPRLRLAIDTAKAANMPAENIDRAVKKGTGELEGVEYHEIAYEGYGHGGAALYIEALTDNANRTVADLRFTMNKYGGSLGTSGSVAWQFDRKGQIYVDAKRHDEESTLMAALEAGAEDMQQEDDQFIISTGMTSFAQVQDALREAGIDIESAELAMVPKNMVDVKGEDAQKLVRLMEMIDELDDIQKVWTNAELDEAALAEAGA; encoded by the coding sequence GTGGCCGGACACAGCAAATGGGCGCAGATCAAGCGCAAGAAGGCGGTCAATGACGCCCGTCGCGGTCAGCATTTCACCAAGCTGATCCGCGAGATCACGGTGGCGGCGCGTGCGGGCGGGGGCGACCCCGGCATGAACCCGCGCCTGCGTCTCGCGATCGATACGGCCAAGGCCGCCAACATGCCCGCCGAGAACATCGACCGTGCAGTCAAGAAGGGCACCGGCGAGCTCGAGGGCGTCGAGTACCACGAGATCGCGTACGAGGGCTACGGCCACGGCGGTGCGGCGCTCTACATCGAGGCGCTGACCGACAACGCCAACCGCACGGTCGCGGATCTCCGTTTCACGATGAACAAGTACGGCGGCTCGCTCGGCACGAGCGGCTCCGTTGCCTGGCAGTTCGACCGCAAGGGGCAGATCTACGTGGATGCGAAGCGCCACGACGAGGAGAGCACGCTCATGGCGGCGCTCGAGGCCGGCGCGGAGGACATGCAGCAGGAGGACGACCAGTTCATCATCTCCACCGGCATGACCAGCTTTGCGCAGGTGCAGGACGCGCTGCGCGAGGCGGGCATCGACATCGAGTCTGCCGAGCTCGCGATGGTGCCGAAGAACATGGTGGACGTGAAGGGCGAGGACGCACAGAAGCTGGTCCGCCTGATGGAGATGATCGACGAGCTGGACGACATCCAGAAGGTGTGGACCAACGCCGAGCTCGACGAGGCCGCCCTCGCCGAGGCAGGCGCGTGA
- the yajC gene encoding preprotein translocase subunit YajC, whose protein sequence is MTTLPILAIALQAAPGGGGAGLAIAIQIAAFALIFWFLLIRPQRKSAQRHREMLSSLQRNDEVVTDGGIIGTIVHIAEDRVTLRTGENTRIVVVRSKITRKLVETAAEPTK, encoded by the coding sequence GTGACGACACTGCCGATTCTCGCGATCGCACTGCAGGCCGCCCCCGGCGGCGGTGGTGCCGGGCTCGCGATTGCCATCCAGATCGCCGCCTTCGCGCTGATCTTCTGGTTCCTGCTGATCCGTCCGCAGCGCAAGTCGGCGCAGCGTCACCGCGAGATGCTCTCGTCGCTGCAGCGCAACGACGAGGTGGTCACGGACGGCGGCATCATCGGGACGATCGTGCACATCGCGGAGGATCGCGTGACGCTCCGCACGGGCGAGAACACGCGCATCGTCGTCGTCCGCTCCAAGATCACCCGCAAGCTGGTGGAGACGGCGGCAGAGCCGACGAAGTGA
- the mscL gene encoding large-conductance mechanosensitive channel protein MscL — protein sequence MGVAQEFKEFAVKGNVVDMAVGIIIGAAFGTIVKSLVDDVLMPPIGLLLGGVDFTDLYLTLKAGTPAGPYETLAAAQEAGAVTVNYGVFVNNVISFLVVALAVFMLVRAINRLRRQEQVAPASPTEKPCQFCATTIPIQATRCPHCTSQLEATV from the coding sequence ATGGGCGTGGCGCAGGAGTTCAAGGAATTTGCCGTAAAGGGCAACGTCGTCGACATGGCGGTCGGCATCATCATCGGTGCCGCCTTCGGCACGATCGTGAAGTCGCTGGTCGATGATGTGCTCATGCCGCCGATCGGGCTGCTCCTGGGCGGCGTGGACTTCACGGATCTCTATCTCACCCTGAAGGCGGGCACGCCAGCCGGACCGTATGAGACGCTCGCCGCCGCACAGGAGGCAGGCGCCGTCACGGTGAATTACGGCGTCTTCGTGAACAACGTGATCAGCTTTCTGGTCGTAGCGCTGGCCGTCTTCATGCTGGTCCGTGCGATCAATCGACTGCGTCGCCAGGAACAGGTCGCGCCGGCATCCCCCACGGAGAAGCCGTGTCAGTTCTGCGCGACCACGATCCCGATCCAGGCGACGCGCTGCCCGCACTGCACCTCGCAGCTCGAAGCCACGGTCTGA
- the ruvC gene encoding crossover junction endodeoxyribonuclease RuvC: MIVLGIDPGAGTTGYGVVARGGGGAVSLLECGVVRTAPADPLAQRLRELHDGIAAVLQRHDVDAVAVEGVFYSRNVRTTLVLGHARGAILLAAALRDLRVFEYSPAEIKNAVCGTGRATKEQVQYMVQQMLRLKHPPQPDDAADGVAAALCHCTAGATLAHVGGVLR, encoded by the coding sequence GTGATCGTACTCGGAATCGATCCGGGCGCCGGCACGACGGGCTACGGCGTCGTCGCCCGCGGGGGCGGCGGCGCCGTATCGCTTCTCGAGTGCGGGGTCGTCCGCACCGCGCCCGCCGACCCGCTCGCGCAACGTTTGCGCGAGCTGCACGACGGTATTGCAGCGGTGCTCCAGCGGCACGACGTGGACGCGGTCGCCGTGGAGGGCGTGTTCTACAGCAGGAACGTCCGCACGACACTCGTGCTCGGCCACGCGCGCGGCGCGATCCTGCTGGCGGCGGCGCTGCGCGACCTGCGCGTCTTCGAGTACTCGCCGGCCGAGATCAAGAACGCCGTATGCGGCACCGGCCGCGCAACCAAGGAGCAGGTACAGTACATGGTTCAGCAGATGCTGCGGTTGAAGCATCCGCCGCAGCCCGATGACGCGGCCGACGGTGTCGCCGCTGCACTCTGTCACTGCACGGCAGGTGCGACGCTCGCGCATGTAGGAGGTGTGCTGCGTTGA
- the ruvA gene encoding Holliday junction branch migration protein RuvA: MISRIRGTLLRRELDSAEIMTAGGVAYQVSVPLSVFERLPQEGGEVELITHQVVREDSIELFGFLHDGERRLFGRLLTASGVGPRLALSMLSTLPPQRLVRAIVDKDIAALRQVPGLGAKKAEKIAVELADRLDDLTVAVAGTRAEGRTAEDAVGALVALGYSNSEASEAVRAALDADGRIQGVELIRAALAAMSRA; encoded by the coding sequence TTGATCAGCCGGATTCGTGGCACGCTGCTCAGGCGTGAGCTGGACTCCGCCGAAATCATGACTGCGGGCGGCGTCGCCTACCAGGTCTCCGTACCGCTGTCAGTGTTCGAGCGCTTGCCGCAGGAGGGCGGCGAGGTCGAGCTCATCACGCACCAGGTCGTGCGCGAGGACTCGATCGAGCTGTTCGGTTTCCTGCACGACGGCGAACGCAGGCTGTTCGGCCGGCTGCTCACCGCATCGGGCGTCGGGCCGCGCCTCGCGCTCAGCATGCTCTCGACACTGCCGCCGCAGCGCCTCGTGCGCGCGATCGTCGACAAGGACATCGCCGCACTGCGACAGGTGCCGGGCCTCGGCGCGAAGAAGGCGGAGAAGATCGCCGTCGAGCTGGCGGACCGGCTGGACGACCTGACGGTCGCTGTGGCAGGCACGCGCGCCGAGGGACGCACGGCGGAGGATGCGGTCGGTGCGCTCGTCGCGCTCGGCTATTCGAACAGCGAGGCGAGCGAGGCAGTGCGTGCCGCGCTGGACGCCGATGGCCGCATCCAGGGCGTCGAGCTGATCCGCGCCGCGCTCGCCGCCATGAGCCGTGCCTGA
- a CDS encoding ATP-dependent DNA ligase, translating to MNLPIAYPLPPAEAKQVERLPRGGEWCYEPKWDGFRCLVFRDGDEVLLQSKACKPLERYFPEVAEAMHSLSARRFVLDGELIVPVDGTPSFEQLLQRIHPAASRVRRLATESPAIFVAFDLLLAERGGSLLEQPFRERRSRLESFAARYLGPGSGTHLSPQTADPELAEHWLTSERTGLDGVVAKLLDAPYASGERTTMRKIKRIRTVDCVVGGFRYGSRSKTVGSLLLGLYDDDGLLHHVGFTSNIPRAERAALTKELEALRAPPGFSGRAPGGPSRWSTERSAEWVPLSPTLVVEVSYDHFSEGRFRHGTSFQRWRPDKAPKQCTFEQLERTGTSPLELLDS from the coding sequence ATGAACCTGCCGATTGCGTACCCCCTGCCGCCTGCCGAAGCAAAGCAGGTCGAACGCCTGCCGCGGGGTGGGGAATGGTGCTACGAACCGAAGTGGGACGGCTTCCGCTGCCTGGTGTTCCGGGACGGCGACGAGGTGCTGCTCCAGTCCAAGGCGTGCAAGCCGCTCGAGCGATACTTCCCGGAGGTCGCGGAAGCCATGCACTCGCTCAGCGCGCGCCGGTTCGTGCTCGATGGTGAGCTGATCGTGCCGGTCGACGGCACGCCGTCGTTCGAGCAGCTCCTGCAGCGGATCCACCCTGCCGCGAGTCGCGTGCGCAGGCTGGCGACAGAGAGCCCGGCGATCTTCGTCGCATTCGATCTGCTGCTCGCGGAGCGTGGTGGCTCGTTGCTCGAACAGCCCTTCCGGGAGCGCCGTAGCCGGCTGGAATCCTTTGCAGCGCGGTACCTGGGTCCCGGCAGCGGCACACATCTGTCGCCGCAGACGGCCGATCCGGAGCTCGCGGAGCACTGGCTGACGAGCGAGCGAACGGGTCTCGACGGCGTCGTCGCCAAGCTCCTCGATGCACCGTACGCGAGCGGCGAGCGCACGACCATGCGCAAGATCAAGCGGATCCGCACGGTCGACTGCGTGGTCGGCGGCTTCCGCTACGGCTCGAGGTCGAAAACGGTCGGCAGCCTGCTGCTCGGCCTATACGATGACGACGGCCTCCTCCACCATGTCGGGTTCACGTCCAACATCCCGCGCGCCGAGCGCGCCGCACTCACGAAGGAGCTGGAAGCGCTGCGCGCACCCCCCGGCTTCAGCGGTCGCGCGCCCGGCGGCCCCAGCCGCTGGAGCACGGAACGATCCGCCGAATGGGTCCCGCTGAGCCCGACTCTGGTGGTCGAGGTGAGCTACGACCATTTTTCCGAGGGTCGGTTCCGACACGGCACCTCGTTTCAGCGCTGGCGTCCGGACAAGGCACCGAAGCAGTGCACGTTCGAACAGCTCGAGCGCACGGGCACTTCGCCCCTCGAGCTGCTCGATTCCTGA
- a CDS encoding Rho termination factor N-terminal domain-containing protein → MPKGWSNKDERKYEHIKDSARERGASTERAKEIAARTVNKDRRESGQTPNRTTQGTGNPNRSYEDRSVDELRNIASDLKIEGRSKMKKNELIEAIRDRR, encoded by the coding sequence ATGCCAAAGGGCTGGAGCAACAAGGACGAGCGCAAGTACGAGCACATCAAGGACAGCGCACGTGAGCGGGGTGCTTCGACGGAGCGGGCGAAGGAGATCGCGGCGCGGACGGTGAACAAGGACCGGCGCGAGTCGGGACAGACGCCGAACCGCACCACGCAGGGGACGGGCAATCCCAACCGCAGTTACGAGGACCGGTCGGTGGACGAGCTGCGCAACATCGCGAGTGACCTGAAGATCGAGGGGCGCAGCAAGATGAAGAAGAACGAGCTGATCGAGGCGATCCGCGATCGTCGCTAG
- a CDS encoding D-2-hydroxyacid dehydrogenase: MRRVVLNLRDNRPAWALPDSAAAAIVAAFPPGEWEVVDVRAPVSGRGDGGGVSRQALAAVSGAEVWIGYGFPRALLDRLREDGAFPGALRWIHSAAAGVRSMLHPELVSSDVLITNSAGIHAEPMAESVIAAVLHFARGFDFAVRAQARSEWDKAPYEDRVGVIREISGAPLGILGYGGIGRAVARRARALGMDVCAFRTRPAEDEDGVRMVHGAAGLEVLLRQSEYVVCALPSTEATRHLLSAQRIGLLREDAVVINVGRGDVIDERALTESLAANRVRGAALDVFEQEPLPSESPLWTLANVLILPHVSATTPRFWERQVALIRENAERYRQGRSLLNQVDKARGY, from the coding sequence GTGCGCCGCGTCGTCCTGAACCTGCGCGACAATCGCCCGGCCTGGGCGCTGCCCGACAGCGCGGCCGCGGCGATCGTCGCCGCGTTCCCTCCCGGTGAGTGGGAGGTGGTCGACGTGCGAGCACCGGTTTCGGGTCGTGGCGACGGCGGCGGCGTTTCCCGGCAGGCGCTCGCCGCCGTCAGCGGCGCGGAGGTCTGGATCGGCTACGGCTTTCCACGTGCGTTGCTCGACCGACTCCGGGAGGACGGCGCGTTTCCCGGGGCGCTGCGGTGGATCCACTCCGCGGCCGCCGGTGTGCGCTCCATGCTGCATCCGGAGCTCGTTTCCAGCGACGTCCTCATTACCAACTCCGCCGGTATTCACGCGGAGCCGATGGCCGAGAGTGTCATTGCGGCGGTCCTGCACTTCGCACGCGGCTTCGACTTCGCCGTGCGCGCTCAGGCACGCAGCGAATGGGACAAGGCCCCGTACGAGGACCGGGTCGGCGTCATTCGCGAGATCAGCGGCGCGCCGCTCGGCATTCTCGGATACGGCGGTATCGGTCGCGCCGTTGCTCGCCGCGCACGTGCACTCGGCATGGACGTCTGCGCGTTCCGGACACGCCCTGCAGAGGACGAGGATGGCGTGCGCATGGTGCACGGCGCGGCAGGCCTGGAGGTGCTGCTGCGGCAGAGCGAGTACGTCGTGTGCGCACTGCCATCGACCGAAGCAACGCGTCACCTGCTGAGCGCGCAGCGCATCGGCCTGCTGCGCGAGGATGCGGTGGTCATCAACGTGGGGCGCGGCGATGTGATCGACGAGCGCGCCCTCACCGAGTCACTGGCAGCGAACCGGGTCCGGGGTGCGGCGCTGGACGTGTTCGAGCAGGAGCCGCTGCCGTCGGAATCACCGCTCTGGACGCTCGCGAACGTGCTCATCCTGCCGCACGTGAGCGCCACCACCCCGCGCTTCTGGGAACGCCAGGTCGCACTGATCCGCGAGAACGCGGAGCGCTACCGGCAGGGACGGTCGCTGTTGAACCAGGTCGACAAGGCGCGCGGCTACTGA
- a CDS encoding YajQ family cyclic di-GMP-binding protein, producing the protein MATNSSFDVSTGADLQEVDNAVNQARKEIQQRYDFKGTNCTIEFDRTKSVLTLEADDDYKLKAVYDVLQSKFIKRGVPIKNMKPGTVQPATHGRARQEITLTQGIPTDTAKQIVKDVKAGGFKKVQVQIQGDELRVSSPSRDELQAVIAFLREKDYGMELNFGNYR; encoded by the coding sequence ATGGCCACGAACAGCTCGTTCGACGTTAGCACCGGTGCCGACCTGCAGGAGGTCGACAACGCGGTGAACCAGGCGCGCAAGGAGATCCAGCAGCGCTACGACTTCAAGGGCACGAACTGCACCATCGAATTCGATCGCACCAAGTCCGTGCTCACCCTGGAGGCGGACGACGACTACAAGCTGAAGGCGGTCTACGACGTCCTGCAGTCCAAGTTCATCAAGCGTGGCGTTCCGATCAAGAACATGAAGCCGGGCACGGTCCAGCCGGCGACGCACGGCCGGGCGCGCCAGGAGATCACGCTGACGCAGGGCATCCCGACGGACACTGCGAAGCAGATCGTCAAGGACGTGAAGGCCGGCGGCTTCAAGAAGGTGCAGGTCCAGATCCAGGGAGACGAGCTGCGCGTCTCCTCGCCCTCACGCGACGAGCTGCAGGCCGTGATCGCGTTTCTGCGCGAGAAGGACTACGGGATGGAGCTGAACTTCGGGAACTACCGCTGA
- the queA gene encoding tRNA preQ1(34) S-adenosylmethionine ribosyltransferase-isomerase QueA, which produces MNAGRYTTSSFDYELPDALIARYPAEVRDASRLLVLDRASDTLAHRHFADIIDYIEAGDALVLNETRVIPARLLGTRPSGAPAEVMLLQPVGAEETTWSALVRPGARLRPGSMVNIADDLSVEVLDVLPDGARVVRLVTELPVRDALERHGHMPLPPYIGRADEPGDRERYQTVYARAEGSVAAPTAGLHFTPQLLDALEAKGVRLVRLVLHVGAGTFRPVDVEDPNQHPMHAERYEVSDDAASAINAARAAGGRVWAVGTTVTRTLESVADERGCVRSGSGETRLFIRPGYSFRAVDRLITNFHLPRSTLLMLVAAFGGYERIMQAYRVAVAERYRFYSYGDAMAIL; this is translated from the coding sequence GTGAACGCAGGCCGCTACACCACGTCGTCCTTCGATTACGAGCTGCCGGACGCCCTCATCGCGCGCTACCCCGCAGAGGTTCGCGATGCCAGCCGGCTGCTGGTGCTGGACCGCGCGAGCGACACGCTTGCCCACCGCCACTTCGCTGACATCATCGACTACATCGAGGCCGGAGACGCGCTGGTCCTGAACGAGACGCGCGTGATCCCCGCGCGACTGCTGGGCACCCGCCCGTCCGGTGCCCCGGCCGAGGTCATGCTGCTGCAGCCGGTCGGCGCGGAGGAGACGACCTGGTCCGCGCTCGTCCGGCCCGGTGCCAGGCTGCGTCCCGGCAGCATGGTCAACATCGCGGACGATCTGTCCGTCGAGGTGCTCGATGTGCTGCCGGACGGCGCGCGCGTGGTCCGGCTCGTGACGGAGCTGCCGGTGCGTGACGCGCTCGAGCGCCATGGTCACATGCCGCTGCCGCCGTACATCGGCCGCGCCGATGAGCCCGGCGACCGTGAACGCTACCAGACCGTGTATGCGCGCGCGGAAGGCTCTGTCGCCGCGCCCACCGCAGGCCTGCACTTCACGCCGCAGCTGCTCGACGCGCTGGAGGCGAAGGGCGTGCGCCTGGTCCGGCTCGTCCTCCACGTGGGCGCCGGCACGTTCCGTCCCGTCGACGTCGAGGACCCGAACCAGCACCCGATGCATGCCGAGCGCTATGAGGTCAGCGACGACGCCGCGAGCGCGATCAACGCGGCACGCGCGGCGGGTGGTCGCGTCTGGGCGGTCGGCACCACCGTGACGCGCACGCTGGAAAGCGTCGCCGACGAACGCGGCTGCGTCCGGTCGGGCAGCGGGGAGACCCGGCTGTTCATTCGTCCGGGCTACTCGTTCCGCGCCGTGGACCGCCTCATCACGAACTTCCACCTGCCGCGCTCCACGCTGCTCATGCTGGTCGCAGCGTTCGGCGGGTACGAGCGGATCATGCAGGCGTACCGCGTCGCCGTCGCGGAGCGCTACCGCTTCTACTCGTACGGCGACGCCATGGCGATCCTCTGA